GTAAGGGAGATTGGTGGCTTTCCGTTTCACTTTTCCAAAAATCAAATTGATTAGCGATTTCATTAAACGTTTCATCAGGATCTACATCTCCTTGAATGACAATCAATGTATTACTAGGAGAATAGAACTGCTTAAATCGACTTTCTATTTCATTTTTTGAAAAACGAGAAATATTATCTTGATTTCCGATAACAAATAACCCTAAAGACCTGTCACCCCATAAAGCTCTTTCTGCCAGTTCTGTTTTTACTTTTGCAGAAGCGAAATAGGTCTCTGCTTCTTGTAATATAATCGCTCTTTCGTGATTTATTCTTTCTTCGGCTATGTCCTGAAGCTTTACTATCTCTGAAAGTGTTTTAATAATGTCAGATTTATAACTCTTTTGTGAAGTAATACAACACCTGGTCATTTCTTTACCTGTATATGCCTCATATAAAGCACCGCTATCCAGAAGGTTTCCAACCATTTTTTTGGCTGAACTATTCATATTCTCATGACTAAATGCCATATGTTCGATGAAATGAGAGATCCCATTATTTGTTACATTCTCATCTTTTGAGCCATGATTTACGTACATACCAACAGATAGATTCCGAGATTGCTTGGTTCTCCTAACAATGACTTTCATACAGTTTTCAAGCATCGCTTTAGATATAGATTCATAGTACATGTTATCCCTCCTTCATGATGCCTGATAAAGATGTGCAGGGAGCTCCTTAGAGACCTCCCTGTACGACAGTAAATATGATTCCTAGAAACTAGCTGATACTGAAATTCTGATTCCTTGTTCACCTGCAGCCATCTCATCAGTTGCTTTTTCGATTTGTTCAACCAACTGTGAATCGCTAATTACGACTTCTCCGTTCTCATTCACTTTAAAAACTTCTGGAGTTAAGCTCACTTTTCTATTTGTCATCTTATTCACCTCCTTTCAAGGATAAACTAGAATATTTCTGAATCTATTCCTGTATTCGCTAAAAGCTGGGTTTTGAAGGATTTCACTTTTAATTGTGCATCTTCTACAGTCAATGTACTCAACAAACATAGCAACAAATATCAGGTATGATTCCTTGTTCACCAGCGCCCCTCTCATCAGTTGCCTTTTCAATTTGTTCAACTAATTGGGAATCGCTAATGACGACTTCTCCATTTTCACCCACTTTAAAAACTTCTGGAGTTAAGATCACTTTTTTGTTTGTCATCTTTTATTCACCTCCTTTCAGGAATAATTTAGATTACTACCTTATTGTTCCATTCCTGTATACGTAAAAGGGAGGTTTTTTTCGGACTATAATTTTCTCCATTTAGTGCTAAACTGATAAATCGATTATCTTCTCCTATAACTAATCCATCATGTGCAAACTCAGTGAGTAATGCTTGAGCCTGTTCCATTGTTATATCGAACCCAGAGTTCTGTAATTCTTTATATGCATTAGGTAAACTTTTCACCGAATCAAATGATAAATAGAGCTGTCTTTTTTCATTTTCCAAAACAAAAGTGCTAATATCTTTATCTTTTCTCATATCAAAAATAATTAACTCTTTATTATTATCAATATAGAACAAATCAAATTCCGCATGCATTCTAGCCCACTTCGAAACCGCTCTACGCATCTGTTTTGTATATTCTTGTGGATTCCGCTGTTCTTGATAATCGTAATCAAAATGGTAGGCTACTCTATTTAATTCTGATTTTCCAAATGCACTATATATATATTTATACGGCCACATAGCTCTTACATTTGTAAGCCCGTTTTCTTTATAATTGTTAAAATATGGGCTGAATCGATCTAACCTGATTTGAGCAACACTCCCTGGAGGAGTAAGATGTCTAATTTTATCGATTAAACCCGGTAATTCTTTGTATTCTTCCGGATCCTCTTTCGGAAAACCGAAAAGAATGTTCCATACTGGAAATACGCCATATTCCTTAGACCATTTTAATAATTGGACATTTTGTAACATGGTGACACCTTTATTCATAAGTTTTAAAACTGATGTCTGAAGGCTTTCAATACCTGGTTGGATTGTTCTAAACTTGGCGTCCCTGAAAAGTTGCACTTGTTCTTTCTTTAAATTAGCTTTCGTTTCATAGAACATATCTAAATCCAGTTCTTTATCCCGTAGAGCAGGTAAAAGACTTTTGAAATATCCCATATCAATAATGTTATCTACTGCAGCAGCTTTAGTAGTGTATTCTTTATATTCATTACTCAAATCAATTAGTTCCTTTAATGATCTATCTGCAGACTTGCTTCGAAAGTTCAAATTTGTACCATTCAATCCACAAAATACACAATGGTGTTTTTGTCCCCACCAGCATCCTCTTGAAGATTCGAATAAAAACCTGGTTTGTGTGATTCTATCTTTGTAACTACAACTTACGAATTGTTCAAAAAAATCAGAATAATCAGGATATGGTGTATCATCAAGCTTCACTGCTGGTATAGGGATCACAGGCGAAGTAACCTTGGATTTTATGGAATCATTGAAATTGATTCCATTTACATTCGGAATTTCATCACTGCAATTCCACTCTGAAATAAACTTAATAAATGAATAATCACCTTCGCCTGAGCAGATGGCATCAATAAATGAAAATTGTCGAAGTAATTCCTTACCCATAGTTTCTTCACAATTTGCACCGCCAAAAATAATAAATTTATCTGGAAATTTCTCTTTTAGCCTTTTGGCTAGACTAATAGAAGCTACATTTTGTTCAAAAACACTCGTAAAACCTATGACAGAATATTGATCCCATTCTATGTCTAGTAAACAAGAATCAAGAAAACGTTCAACATATGCTCGTAATTCACGAATGACGCCAAAATCCTCGTCCGAATTACCCAACTGATCTTTTGCTTCTTCAATATAGGAATCTAGAGTATCCTTACCAAATAACGATTGAGAGAAGATCATTTCCCCAGCTAAGGCATTACTAGAAAATGTAGTTCCTTCTGAAATTAAATCGTATAATTCTGGGGAAACTTGGTCAGCAAACTTTAAATTTAAATAGTGCACGTCACATTCGATATTGTTTTTAACAAGACCGGCTTTAAGAAGGCTTAATCCTATAGAAGGTCTGTACAAAGAACCGAATGGCATGTTTATCAATGCTACTTTCAAAACACTTCCCCCAATCTATAACTTTTCACCCTATCAATAATAATAGTCATCAATAATTTTATAGATGGAGTGAGCATTAATGGTTTCCTTCGATGAAATCATCATTGAATTGCGGCGAAATAACATCTAACGAAAATTCATTTGTCTCTGCAATAGTTCCTTTGGCCTGAATAAACCCACTTACATTTACCAATAAACCAATGGATAAAAGGCTTGATAACAATATTTTTTTCATATATTTGTCCCCCTGATGTGATATAGTATCCCTATAACTAATGGATTATTTTTGATTAACTTCATTATGAAGTTAGTAGGAGAAAATGAAAATATGCATTTGTGCAATAATTTGTAAATTCAATGGATAATTTATCAATTTTTGGAGGGGAATATGAACATCGTTGATAAAAATATTGAATATTATCGCAAGAGAGCGGGCATGACTCGAAAGGATTTAGCAGAAGGCATTTGTGATGAGTCTACATTATTTAGAATTGAAAAAGGATCTCAAAATCCAAGACTGGATTTGTTATTTGAAATTAGCAAAAAACTTAAAATACCTTTAAAATTTTTAATGAGTGAACTGCCATTCAGTGACTTTAAAGAAATAGAAAAATACAAACAACTTTGCAGAGAACATACATATTATCAAGACTACGAAGCCCTTTCCCTGACGATTGAACAATTTGAAAATTTAATAGAGCAAAATTCTGATCATGTGGAATACCTTACTAACAAAAAATTCATCACTTGGAACAAAGCGATTCTTCTCCATGTTCGTGATAAGAATTTAATAAAAGCAGAAGAACAATTACATAGTATTCTTGATACAAAACTTAGAACAGAATTCGACATCGGCGTCTGTAATTCACTTGGACTGGTTAAATTGAGTAAAGATGGCGTCTCGATCGCATTAGAATATTTTAATAAAGCTTATGCAGCCATCGAAGAATTACCTCAATTAGAAGATCATACACTAACCCCGCGAGTTGCCTATAACGTAGCTTATTGTCACGTTAAAAATGGGCAATTTAATGAAGCTACAACTCTCGCTTATCAAATCATTGGTTTACTGGAGAGCAAACAGTTAAGTTTTATTCTTGGAAAAACCAAACATATGCTAGGGAAGATTCATAAAATGTGTGGGGAATATGAACAAGCGAAGGAATACTTACTAGAAGCTCAATTCTTATTTCGACTAGAGAAAAATGAAGCTTATTATCTGAAGACGGAAGAAGACTTAAATGAAGTTCGTTTGCTTTTAGAAAAGTGAAGCACGGGGACGGTTCTCCTGCTTCCTTTTTGACCAAGGTGAAGCATTAGAATCCCCTCCTCTATCATACTTCATGATCATAGCCACAAAAAAGCACCACTCCCAAACATGGAGTGAAGCTCATCTAGACCTTATCCGTAAAGAACATCCTTCAAAATGGGCGAAAATATAAACAAACAAAGGGACGTATCCCACCTTTGTCAAAGTGAGGTACGTCCCCCATTTATCTATTAAATAATAAACTGTCGGAGGGCCGCGGGGACGGTTCTCGTGCATCCTTTTAAATCAAAGCGAAGGGCAACAGAAACCGCCCCCATGCTTCTTCTCACCCCAAACCAGACCCCATCCATCCCTTTACCCTCGCAATCTTCACGGCATCGAGACGGTTTTTCGCTTCTACTTTTTGGATAATTTCAGAGATGTAATTTCGTATGGTGGGAGGAGATAGATATAAGAGTTTACTCATTTCACTTACGGAGTAGCCTTCCTCGAGATGGATGAGGATGTCTTGCTCCCGTTTCGTCAATGGATTCATTTCTTCAAACATAGAATGGGAAAGTTGCGGACTGAATACTTTTTGACCTTTTAATATGGTTCGTAAATGGACAGCCAATTGGGATACGGGAGAATCTTTCAGAAGATATCCGTACACTCCTGCCTGGATGGCCCGCTGCAAGTAGCCGCTTCGTGCGAAGGTTGTCACGATGACCATGCGGCAAGTGTGCCCTTCCTCTTTCAATGCTTCCGCCACTTCAAGGCCGCTGACGATGGGCATTTCGATATCCAGGATGGCGATGTCAGGGGATGTCTGCCTGATGATGCGCAGGGCTTCTTCGCCATTTTCCGCTTCGCTCACCAGTTCAATATCCGGTTCTAAGGATAATAACTTCCCGATTGCACCTCTTACCATTCCTTGATCTTCTGCGATGACGATTCTCATGCTCTCACCTCGCTTCACTCATTGGCTTTTCAATTTTTGGGACTGAAATGGTTATCTTCATCCCTCCACCGGCATTGGATGTCCAGTCTAATGTCCCTTCAATCATTCGGAGACGCTCCTTCATCCCCATCAAACCGCTTCCATCATGCGTCCTGTTCACACCCTCCATGCCAACTCCATCGTCTTCAATCTCCAGGAGGAACGAACCGCCAGTCTCAACCATTCTCAGCCAACAATTCTCAGCTCGACTGTGCTTCACAATATTGGTCACACATTCCCGAAGGCACAAACCGAGTATTTTTCCATTCACGAGAGGTATTCTTTCGAAATCCATCGTCTGGACATGGACCTCTATTCCCGCTGACTGGAGGAACCGCGAGACTTGCATCACTTCTTCTGATAGTTGGACAGACTGCATGTCACTGACCAATTTCCGCACTTTCATCAGGGTGTTCCGGGAAATGTCCTGAAGCTCGCGTACCTCCTGGATCGCCTCATCAGGGTTCCGGCGCACAAGCTGTTCCACGAGTTCCCCCTTCAAGGTTAAAAGGGATAGAGTGTGCCCGAGCGTATCGTGCAGATCCCTCGCAATCCGTTCTCTTTCCTCGATTTTGATGAGGCGGGCAATTTCTTCATTCGCTCCGAGAAGCTCTGTTTTAATTTGATTTGAAATCTGTTGATTACGGAGGAAATACGGCAACCCAATGAGAAGGATGAGAATCGGGATCCAGGACAAATCCTGTGTTCCTAAGTTAAATTCAACATGAACCCATACGGAAGCAATATAAAAAGCGACCATCGAACCAGTATAGACCGTGATCCTTCTAAACGAAGGAAGGAATCCGGTCACAATAGCAGGGTACAGACCGAACCAGATATTCCACGGATTGAAGAGGACGATCAATCCCATCACACACATATGCTGCAGCACTAAGCCTGGTTCACGATATTTCACGTGTGACGTGCTTTTCCAAAAGGCAAGGGCCAGCAACAGAAAAAGAAGATACCCATACCACTTATCTCCAAAAGGCAGGAGCAGCATATAGAAAGAAGGAATGATGAGCAGCCTCCACCAAGGAAACGTTGCAATTGTCGGCATTCGTCATCCCCCTCCCTCTACAAATCTCAAGATTTTGTTCTTCTGACCGTCCGATCCATCCAGCCCGGAAGCCAGGCAATGGAAAGAGTCGCCACAAATCCATGCAGCGTATTCGCTACACCGGCAATACCCGGCTCTGCAGGAAACGCCCAATCAAACAGGGAAAGGGCCAACGCCACCCCAATCGTGATGAAGGCATACATCCATCGCGGTATTGCACTTTGCTTCTTTAACTTCGCGTAAATCAATGCCCCGATTATATTCACCACTACCGACATCAAGAAGATCGACACCGGCGTGATCTTCTCAAATGTAACGTCTAACAAAAAGCATAGCAAGTAATACACCACGATCGCTGCCACACCGGAAATCACCCCCACCATACATCCAACCTTAACACTATTCTTCATACATTCACCTACTCTCATAAACTAACAACCTGCTTACATCGTAGCATGTGGGAATAGGTGGAAATAGTGATAAATATCATTTGGTTGGAAGCATGGGGAAGCATGGGGACGGTTCTTGTGCTTCCTTTTCATCCATAGAAAACCTCAAACCTATCCTGACTCCTCACCCAACAATTCCACCAAATTTTTATGAGCCAAGGGACCTGTCCCTTCGACATCACAGTTAACACAATATCAAGGTAGTATCATCTTTCCATTTCCACTATAATAGGAGGAAGGAGGTGAAAAAAATGGACAAACAAATCGTGAACATGTTAACCGATATTCAACAGAATATCAAAGAGTTAGACAGCAATGTTAAGGAATTAGACAGTAACATGAAGAAGTTCGACGGTAAACTGAAGGAATTTGGAAACGATTTGAAAAAGGTAAAAGAAACAGTTAACAGAATTGAAACATCACAAACAGAAGATGTCATTGCTTTGTTAAAAGTAGGCAGCCACCGTTCTGAAACAGACTTTCATTATCTGAACACAAGAATCACTGAAATTGATAAACGGGTCTTCACCCTTGAGAATCGAGCTGAAAGGTAATTGTCATTACGCTAAATGAAGCGATCACGATTATCTTATCCCCACTCTGCGTTCCTCTCACCATGATCCACACTCCATTTCTTCGTTTGGTAAACCATCCCATTACAAATCCAAAAAAGGCGTCTGACCTACTTGGGTCAGACACCATTTTTTCACAACTCATCACCTTCACACCTTTATATTCCGACCTTTCCACCTCACAGAATGAAACACATTCACCCGGACAAAAGAATAAATGAAAATCCCTGCAAAGAATAAAAAGAATAGAGGATAAAACGGGAAATACCCCAATCTAAAATTCCCGACCCGGCGGGCAAACCAGGCTGTTTGAACGGCATAGAGGATATACAATACCCCATAGACGATCATAGCGGTGGTATTTCCCACAATAATCGAAGAAATCAATGAAGACGCGGTGGTTAAACTGCCCGTTATCCAGAGAATGACCATCAGCATAACCACAGGATGAGTGGACTTGGATCCTACGGCAAAGCTTTTGCACCAGCCTTCGATCAGGCTGCCCACCCCTTCCGGATACATGCGGAACGAAATGATTCCTCTGCCTCCAAGGCAGCGAACGGGAAGGTTCTGTTCAAGAAAGGCCTCCCCCAGGGCGAGATCATCCATGATGGCCCCTTCGATTTTCTCATGCCCTCCGGATAAGAAGTAGTCGTCTCGATTACATAGAATACATGGACCGAACGAACCGGCGGCTTTGAAGCGGGATCCCCAGACGGTAAAGAGGTTCATGCCCACCACCACGATGATGTTAAAGACAATGGAGAGATGCTCATACACACGCTGCACTGTGTGATAGGGCTGCAAGGCGAGGATCCCCCTTGCTCCTTTTCCTTGGTAAACATGCAGGAGATTACGTAGTCCATCCACACTCATGAATCGGGTATCGGCATCAAGGAACAGCAGCCAGGTTCCTTTTGCCTCCTTGGCCCCTCGCCAGCAGGCAGACGATTTCCCTGCCCCGTTATTCTGGAGGACCGTGACTCCGTAGCTTTCTGCGATGGCCGCGGTACGATCCGATGAATCGTCATCCACCAACAGAACTTCAAATCCCTTGAATCGCTGCTCCTGCAACGACTGCAATAACGGGGTGATCCTGCCCTCTTCATTCCTTGCAGGGATAATGATGGACAGAAACGGCAACTCCTCCGTATTTTTGGAGGTGAATCTCGGAACCGGCAAGGACCAAAACAGGATAACGGCAATCGCAACCCCGAGGCCCCCCAGGATGAGATTGATCACTTCTGAAGCTGTCATATAACCTGCCTCCTTCCTCTACGGCTAATGTGACAATCCCCGTTGAGGCTGTATGTTAGATGAATAATCGTACACATGGCCCGTGTCATCCTGAATAAGTTCCTGTGCCGTGATCCTGGCTGATAACAGCACGATCGGGACGCCTGCACCCGGATGTGTACTGCTTCCGGTAAAGTACAGATTCTCACAATGGCTGGCCTTGCTCTGTGGACGTTTGTGATTGCTTTGATCCAGTGTTGGCTGCAAGCCGAATGTGGCCCCGCGATAGGCATTGAATTTCGATTCGAAATCCAGTGGTGTCGTATACGTTTCGGTGACAATCTCCTCCTCAACGTTTTCAAAGCCGGGGATATTCTTTAATTCATTTAAAATGTAGTTTCGATAATACGAAATGGTTTCCTCATCCCATGTATAGTCGGCTGTGGCAATATTGGAAACAGGCATCAGAATATACAGACCGTCCTTCCCCTCAGGTGCAAGAGATGGATCCTTCTTGGAAGCGATGTACACATAAAAGGAGGCATTCGTCAGTTTCTTCCCATCAAAAATATCTTCCAGATTCTGATTGAGCTTTTCGTTAAAAATAAACGTATGTACATGATCGACCTCTTCATATTTCCTGTTCATCCCGAGATACATCAAAAAACAGGAACAGGAGTAGTTCATGCTGTCGATCTTCTTATCCGTAAATCTGCCCTTGGAAGCCTTGTCCTTCACCAGGTGTTTCATAGCGTAAGGGAAGTCTGC
The DNA window shown above is from Rossellomorea vietnamensis and carries:
- a CDS encoding M16 family metallopeptidase → MYYESISKAMLENCMKVIVRRTKQSRNLSVGMYVNHGSKDENVTNNGISHFIEHMAFSHENMNSSAKKMVGNLLDSGALYEAYTGKEMTRCCITSQKSYKSDIIKTLSEIVKLQDIAEERINHERAIILQEAETYFASAKVKTELAERALWGDRSLGLFVIGNQDNISRFSKNEIESRFKQFYSPSNTLIVIQGDVDPDETFNEIANQFDFWKSETESHQSPLLEVSPSVMGIGNSNRVNLTATFVGPSFRSRKRYAMALLSDILGEGLKSRLFVELREKRELVYSIYSYALSYGLGGYMAIDLNCRKDSLEESFKVIMDIINDIQQNGVTSEELERARASRITSTLQIPNDAIRHLNTTGRYALYNKDFFVDTEVFEFMNVTDEDIREVSKEMCDQSNMALSAVGTDSESLLTLL
- a CDS encoding RiPP maturation radical SAM C-methyltransferase; the protein is MKVALINMPFGSLYRPSIGLSLLKAGLVKNNIECDVHYLNLKFADQVSPELYDLISEGTTFSSNALAGEMIFSQSLFGKDTLDSYIEEAKDQLGNSDEDFGVIRELRAYVERFLDSCLLDIEWDQYSVIGFTSVFEQNVASISLAKRLKEKFPDKFIIFGGANCEETMGKELLRQFSFIDAICSGEGDYSFIKFISEWNCSDEIPNVNGINFNDSIKSKVTSPVIPIPAVKLDDTPYPDYSDFFEQFVSCSYKDRITQTRFLFESSRGCWWGQKHHCVFCGLNGTNLNFRSKSADRSLKELIDLSNEYKEYTTKAAAVDNIIDMGYFKSLLPALRDKELDLDMFYETKANLKKEQVQLFRDAKFRTIQPGIESLQTSVLKLMNKGVTMLQNVQLLKWSKEYGVFPVWNILFGFPKEDPEEYKELPGLIDKIRHLTPPGSVAQIRLDRFSPYFNNYKENGLTNVRAMWPYKYIYSAFGKSELNRVAYHFDYDYQEQRNPQEYTKQMRRAVSKWARMHAEFDLFYIDNNKELIIFDMRKDKDISTFVLENEKRQLYLSFDSVKSLPNAYKELQNSGFDITMEQAQALLTEFAHDGLVIGEDNRFISLALNGENYSPKKTSLLRIQEWNNKVVI
- a CDS encoding helix-turn-helix domain-containing protein, which produces MNIVDKNIEYYRKRAGMTRKDLAEGICDESTLFRIEKGSQNPRLDLLFEISKKLKIPLKFLMSELPFSDFKEIEKYKQLCREHTYYQDYEALSLTIEQFENLIEQNSDHVEYLTNKKFITWNKAILLHVRDKNLIKAEEQLHSILDTKLRTEFDIGVCNSLGLVKLSKDGVSIALEYFNKAYAAIEELPQLEDHTLTPRVAYNVAYCHVKNGQFNEATTLAYQIIGLLESKQLSFILGKTKHMLGKIHKMCGEYEQAKEYLLEAQFLFRLEKNEAYYLKTEEDLNEVRLLLEK
- a CDS encoding response regulator transcription factor — encoded protein: MRIVIAEDQGMVRGAIGKLLSLEPDIELVSEAENGEEALRIIRQTSPDIAILDIEMPIVSGLEVAEALKEEGHTCRMVIVTTFARSGYLQRAIQAGVYGYLLKDSPVSQLAVHLRTILKGQKVFSPQLSHSMFEEMNPLTKREQDILIHLEEGYSVSEMSKLLYLSPPTIRNYISEIIQKVEAKNRLDAVKIARVKGWMGSGLG
- a CDS encoding sensor histidine kinase, which produces MPTIATFPWWRLLIIPSFYMLLLPFGDKWYGYLLFLLLALAFWKSTSHVKYREPGLVLQHMCVMGLIVLFNPWNIWFGLYPAIVTGFLPSFRRITVYTGSMVAFYIASVWVHVEFNLGTQDLSWIPILILLIGLPYFLRNQQISNQIKTELLGANEEIARLIKIEERERIARDLHDTLGHTLSLLTLKGELVEQLVRRNPDEAIQEVRELQDISRNTLMKVRKLVSDMQSVQLSEEVMQVSRFLQSAGIEVHVQTMDFERIPLVNGKILGLCLRECVTNIVKHSRAENCWLRMVETGGSFLLEIEDDGVGMEGVNRTHDGSGLMGMKERLRMIEGTLDWTSNAGGGMKITISVPKIEKPMSEAR
- a CDS encoding glycosyltransferase, with product MTASEVINLILGGLGVAIAVILFWSLPVPRFTSKNTEELPFLSIIIPARNEEGRITPLLQSLQEQRFKGFEVLLVDDDSSDRTAAIAESYGVTVLQNNGAGKSSACWRGAKEAKGTWLLFLDADTRFMSVDGLRNLLHVYQGKGARGILALQPYHTVQRVYEHLSIVFNIIVVVGMNLFTVWGSRFKAAGSFGPCILCNRDDYFLSGGHEKIEGAIMDDLALGEAFLEQNLPVRCLGGRGIISFRMYPEGVGSLIEGWCKSFAVGSKSTHPVVMLMVILWITGSLTTASSLISSIIVGNTTAMIVYGVLYILYAVQTAWFARRVGNFRLGYFPFYPLFFLFFAGIFIYSFVRVNVFHSVRWKGRNIKV